CTACGCCGCAGCCTTCATCTTCTCCGCTTTCTCCAGCACTTCCTCGATGGTGCCGACCATATAGAAGGCTTGCTCGGGAATGTCGTCGTGCTGGCCCTCAACAATTTCTTTGAAGCCCTTGATGGTCTCCTCAATTTTGACGTATTTTCCCTCGAGGCCGGTGAACTGCTCGGCGACGAAGAAGGGCTGCGAAAGGAATTTCTGAATTTTGCGCGCGCGGGCGACGACCAGCTTGTCTTCATCGGAAAGCTCATCAATGCCGAGGATGGCGATAATGTCTTGAAGGTCCTTGTAGCGCTGGAGGATGGATTTCACGGCTCGCGCGACGTTGTAGTGCTCCTGGCCGACGACGCGGGGATCGAGAATGCGCGAGAAACTGGCCAGTGGATCCACCGCCGGGTAGATCCCCAGCTCGACGATCTGGCGCGAGAGGTTGGTGGTGGCGTCGAGGTGGGTGAAGGTGGTGGCCGGGGCCGGGTCGGTGTAATCATCGGCCGGGACGTAGATCGCCTGCACCGAGGTAATCGAGCCGCGCTTGGTCGAGGTGATGCGCTCTTCAAGCTCCCCCAGTTCGGTCGAGAGGTTGGGCTGGTAGCCGACCGCCGAGGGCATGCGGCCGAGCAACGCCGAAACTTCCGAACCGGCCTGCACGAAGCGGAAGATGTTGTCAATGAAGAGAAGCACGTCCAGCCCTTCCACGTCCCGGAAGTATTCCGCCACCGTGAGCCCGGTCAAACCCACCCGCAGCCGGGCCCCGGGGGGTTCGGTCATCTGCCCGTAGATCAGCGCGGCGCGCGATTTCTCCGGATCGCCCGGCGTAATCACGCCTGATTCCGTCATCTCCAGCCAGAGGTCATTTCCTTCGCGGGTGCGTTCGCCCACGCCGGAAAAGAC
The DNA window shown above is from Candidatus Acidiferrales bacterium and carries:
- the atpD gene encoding F0F1 ATP synthase subunit beta produces the protein MSNVGKVVQVIGPVLDIQFEEGKLPAIYNALRVTSEGFDVPHPMDVIAEVQHHLGESRVRAVSMKPTEGMVRGMKAYDTGKPITVPVGRAALGRVMNVLGEPVDNLGPIVSDTHYPIHRPAPPLEDQSTTLEMFETGVKVIDLLEPYLKGGKIGLFGGAGVGKTVIIMEMIHNIALKHAGLSVFSGVGERTREGNDLWLEMTESGVITPGDPEKSRAALIYGQMTEPPGARLRVGLTGLTVAEYFRDVEGLDVLLFIDNIFRFVQAGSEVSALLGRMPSAVGYQPNLSTELGELEERITSTKRGSITSVQAIYVPADDYTDPAPATTFTHLDATTNLSRQIVELGIYPAVDPLASFSRILDPRVVGQEHYNVARAVKSILQRYKDLQDIIAILGIDELSDEDKLVVARARKIQKFLSQPFFVAEQFTGLEGKYVKIEETIKGFKEIVEGQHDDIPEQAFYMVGTIEEVLEKAEKMKAAA